CTCTTGCAGAGATTCATAattgaaattgattttttattttttttggtaattTTCTTTTGTATCTTTCCAGAAACAAAAGTTCCAGCAAACGGGCCTCAAAAACGTTACTGGAAAAGCttcgctgggtgactttgggttaCCATTATAACTGGAATACAAAGGTATTCAAGGACAACAGAGCCTCTTGGCAATGTATAACAGGAAGATAATATGATAGCAAAtatttgttgattttatttttgcagtgatTAGAAAATGTAAGCATAAAGTCACTGTGCAAGCTTTCTGCTAAAGGACACCATGGCTTCTTAAAGATATTGGAAGCCAAAACATTCTAATCAGATTGAAAACTTGAGGTAGAGTGAGAAAGAATTGTCTATCAGCATGCTGCAGACATGCTTAACCAAATGAGCCTGCAGCCTTATCTGCTTATTGTCTGGCCTTAATAAGAAATCCACCTATTCCCAGTCTTCTCATCAGAAACATTTAGCAAACCATATTGAGGTTTCTAGTTCAGGGAAGTTTGTATTTAGGAATTTGTGGGAAAGATTCTGGACTATGTCACCCCTGTGTGAAAAATATTAATCGTCATGTCTGATATACTGAGTGTCTTGATTTTTGTTCCTGGGTCTGAACTACAAAATCACTGTTGCAACCGCTAGCACTAACTGAGCTTCTTGTTGGCAATAGCAGAGGAAGTGACAGTTGAGGCTCTAAAGCCCATTTTGAATGGATGTTACACTTGGAACTCCAGTAGGGGAAGCTGCCTAATCTGCTCCCCACCTCAGCTTTGGAAAGGAGATAGTGGGCTCCAACACAGCCAGGCATTGACCTAAAACTCACTTTAAGTCACGACTGGATGTGTTCATAGGATGGCTTTGTTCCTCTGCAATTCTGTTTGcgtatttgttgttgttcttttgctcCTTCACCAGAAATATTCAGCCAACCACTATACGCCTTTTCCATCTGACTTGGCTTTCCTCTCGGAGCAAGTGGCTAAAGCTTGTGGTTTTCCACGTTTCCAAGCGGAAGCAGGAATCCTCAACTACTATCACTTTGATTCATCTCTGGGAATTCACGTGGATGAGTCCGAATTGGACTATTCTCAACCGCTTCTATCATTCTGGTAGGCTACCCAAACATTTTGTAGAAGGCAGCGTACACCTTTCATCTTCTAGCTAATGCATCTTGATTAAAGGGTACAAATGACAGGTTTCATGTGGCAAGCGCAAACttcctgcctctggaagtatgaAGTGTAGGGAAATAGGGCAGATCAAGATCATGGGCAGCAACCGACTACTGATCCAGAATAGTAGGATTGCTGAAGTCTATGGGAGccattgtttatttcatttataaacaTTGATTCCATATCCCGCCCCCCAATAACAGCCCTGTAGGCTAGCCTGTCAATTCACCTTTGTCCATCCCAACATTCCGCACTGTTCCTGAGTTTCTTCTCTGTAAACTGAGGTCAGACTGCAAGTGAAGGCTACAACCCAAAATAGAAGACCTATTCTGTGGAAGAAGCAGGGAAGGAGTACTTCTTaatgcttctttttctttactgTTTACATTGGGGAAAGTGCCAATATATAATTTCTATTATTGGGGTTAGAATGGAGAGGGAATTTTAGCAGAAAAATCACCACTTGGGAGATAGTTGAGAAACACCCCACCAAGCCTTCATGGCTGGgttttgtaaaagaaaataataacacCTGGGACAAGCTACGTGCTGTCAGGTGTCCTGTGTGGTTTGGCCCTGCGAATAACTTTGACCATTATATAAGAACAGGGCAAGctcacccatgagacaaggtgaggccaccgcctcgggtggcaggatccacagcggcagcagatcccaatgtagatctttagtctccccccacccttgtttctgatgtagatcttcactaacCCTTCTTCAATGATAGGGAGTAGGACACCATTTTGCAATTTGCCTCAGGTGCTAATATGTTTTGGAAGTTGCCCcatccctgtgaaacaccctcccttcagatgtcaaggagataaagaactatatgacttttagaagacatctgaaggctgccctgtattgggaagcctttaatgtttgatgttttattatgtttcaatatacagtggtacctcaggttaagtacttaattcgttccggaggtctgtacttaacctgaaactgttcttaacctgaagcaccactttagctaatggggcctcctgctgccgccgcgcgatttctgttctcattctgaagcaaagttcttaacctgaagcactatttctggattagcagagtctgtaacctgaagcgtatgtaacctgaagcgtatgtaacccgaggtaccactgtatgctgtaagccgcccagagcagctggggaaacaaagccagatgggtggggtataattagcgacattattattattattatttattaagtcaggtccatctaggtcagaatTGTgcgctgactggcagcggctatccaggatttcaggcaggggtgtcTCCCAGAccaacctggaaatgccagggatcaaacctgggaccttctgaatgtaaagcagatgttctgccactgagctacagctctttcccTAATAAACGTGTTAAAAGTACCATAAGAGGAAGGGTGTGGGgagctgtttgtttgctttagagTTGAATGAGATAACACTTTGGAAAGTGCATATGTATTATGTAAATTATAACATCAAAAGAATGAATATAGCACAACACGTGTGGTCTTTATGTGTGCCAAGTTGCAGTGGAACTTCCACCTTGCCTATTGAGAAGAGAATAGCTGGTAAAATCTTCCCATAGCTACAGTTTTACTAACTGCCTTCCCTCTTTTTCCTCTGTTTAGTTTTGGACAGTCATCCATATTCTTGTTAGGGGGGCTGAAACGAGATGAAGCCCCTGTGGCCATGTTCATGCACAGCGGGGACATGATGATCATGTCCGGCTTCAGCCGCCTGCTGTACCacgcagtccccaggattctgcCCAACCTGGAGGGGAAGCCTTTGCCTTCTTGCCTGGAACTGCCTCTCCCTGCTGACCTTCCTGAAGACTCTGTTATGGAGCCCTGCTCTCAGGAGGACTGGCAAGTCTGTGCCAAGTATCTGCAAGCATCCCGTGTCAACATGACTGTCAGGCAAGTGCTTGCTGAAGGTCAGAGCTTCCCAATTGAAGCCAGGACAGGGAGAGACCTGGATGCTTCCTCCGTAGGCTCTTGTCATGAGGAGCACAGTGAAATAAAAAAGCACAAGTCTGATTCGGGCAGCTGAAACCTGGCCATATGGAGCAGCAACATACGAAGTGGATGTGTAACAAAATGTTTTGAACTTTGTGGGCAAAGTACATGGCTCGGACCAAAAGACTATTTGTGTTGTGTTATCTCCCAAGGTCACACAACTAAAGAATGTCACTCCAGTGCTTTGGTTAACACCATCTGAATATAATATATATTCCCTGACTTACAGCTGTCTTGTTACTCACTGTTACAAGTGacatcttttagaagacatctgaaggcagccctgtttagggaagtttttaatatctgatgttttattataatttaatttttttgttggaagctgcccagagtggctggagaaacccagccagatgggcggggtatgtatgtatgtatgtatgtatgtatgtataaataaataaattattattattattattattattattattattattattattattatttattattattattattattattgctgctgctgctactgtaaGATATTAGGACTGGAGGGAGGCACCAGCCAAAGGAGCAGCTGTTAAGTTTCAGATTTTTGCAACCCTAGGTCATGCCTAAAATAAGCAGGTATGGGTCTGTTTCCTGCCTAGGCGGGAGGCCATAAGGGGAACCCAGAGGAGGGAATGTTACAGATAAATAATAAACCAAATTTTAACTTTGTTTCATACTGAAATGGCCATTCAAAGACACTTTGCTTGCAGCACAGTGTACATCCATTCATACTGCTAGCCTGAAGTCCTGCTGTGTTGTCTAGAGAGACCTGCTGTATGCCTTGCAATGTGCTTATTACCTACTGACTGATACCAAGGGTTCATTTTGAGGGTGGGATgaggcttttatttaaaacaacctCCCTTTCTCGGAGGAAAATAATTAGGGACTGTGTAGTGATTTTTCTATTCAATATGTCCTTTTCTTCCCCTTGTCTCTGAATACTAAAACTGCCCTGTTCCATCAGCGTCAGGCCGTTTGGCTGCCTGCATAATGCAATCTTTGCAGTCTGCCTCCTTCAGGAGCAAGCAGAAGAGAATGACTTTACAAACAGGAACAATGAAGTTGTAGATGAAGCGCCCAGAAAGAAAATTAATCAGCGACTATCTCTATTGCCCAAAAGGTAAATATATTGAAACAAATAAGGACAACACAGTCTTCAGTGCCCATCTGTTTTAGGATTCCGACTTCCCTATCtggtttttaatgcaattttaatTGCCAGAGTGCAGCGCTCTGTCCCAGGGGTGTTTTGTCGCACTTTTCCCATGAATAAGCTTACTCTGTTTTAAATTAAAGATCCCTATCTGTCTTGGAaggctgtttctctctctttcctcctcccctcctcctttttgcttagttattttgttCATGCTGCAGTATTGTTCATGCTGCCTTGAGCAACTCTCACCTTTTCCTTCAGGCTGTGTCTAGCTCTGCTGTTCCTGATATCCCCCAGCAGAACAAGGAGTATCTGTTCACCTCTACATGGCTAAACTCTGAGGAAGTTGGACATTTCTTTGCAATGCTCGACCATGGTGTGGGTTTGGTATAGTCCTCCATATATCTCTCTGGGCTATTCATTGCTGTGGTGCATCAagattttcaaaagaaaacaactGGCACCTGTTTTCAGAAGTTAGGCTTGCATTTCATTAATGGTTCAAAGTCTTTTCTGTGCAGGCATTCAATATGGAATGATATTAATAAATTAGTTTTCCTGAGATAACATGTGAGGGTACACAAAGGAAGAACTGAATTCTCTTTCACATTGAGACTCAGAACAGCCAACATTTGCCAGCAAATGCAGCTGGGAGCTGCATCCAGTCATGACTCTCTGACATGCTTGTTGTGCTCACTCTTAGCATTTCCAGGGGAATACTtaagctttcttctgagtaagcatgcatagggttACACTGTTAAAATGTTTGGGGTATATACTTATAAAACTATAATGTGTACAGTAGCTCACAGATCTCCCATATAAAGTATGTACCTGAGATGGCCACTTCTGCTTGTTGTGGAAAGAAGGGGGGTGTTTAGGTTTACCTTAAAAGAGGTTGGCTGCCTGCTGTCAATTAGTGCAGGTCAGCTAATCCCGGACCTTTTTAAATTGTGCTCAATGTGGCTGCCTATCATTTTATTTaacaaacagtgtgtgtgtgtgtgtgtgtgtgtgtgtatacacacacacacacagcgtgagtggcgctgtggtctaaaccacagagcctagggcttgctgatcagaaggtcggcggttcgaatccccacgacggggtgagctcctgttgctcagtccctgctcttgccaacctaacagttcaaaagcacgtcaaagtgcaagtagataaataggtaccactccggttggaaggtaaacggcatttccgtgcgctgctctggttcgccagaagcggcttagtcatgctggccacatgacccggaagctgtacaccggctccctcggccaataaagcgagatgagcgccgcaaccccagagtcgttcacgactagacctaatggtcaggggtctctttacctataTACCATTTAATTGTAAGAATGCCTCTAAGTCGTTTACGACCTTATAAGCAtgactgaaacctggtgggatgagactcatgactggaatgtaggaatTGTGGGGTATagcctgttcaaaaggaatagaccaaacaggaagggggGAGGAATAGCATTGTATATAAAGGATGTGTATacttgtgaagaaatccatgatctggagcatgaaaagcagattgagagtatatgggtaaaaattgtaggagagagaAACAATGGTGCCCTTACTATGGGTGTCTGCTATTGACCGCCTAGCCAGACTGAAGCCTTGGATGATGCCTTattagagcagattaccaaacatttgAAAAGGAGAGAAATAGTAATCATGGGGGACTTCAACTTCCCTGATAGCTGTtgggactcaaactctgccaagagtgtaaggtctgacaaattcctccattgcctctattgtctgacaaattcctccaatttcatttcccagaaggtggaagaaccgacaaggggatcatctatcttggacctggttcTCACCAATAGGGAGGAACTGATTAATGAGGTGGAAGTGCCTGGAaatttgggaggaagtgatcatattatcctgggtttcaggatacagaggcaagggaaaactgAGTGTAGTCGGACACACACACTGGATTTTAAGAAGGCCAATTTTGAAAAGCTGAAGGAACTACTGGGTGTGATCctgtggtcagaaatactcaatgaGAGAGGGATCCACAAAGGATAGGAATTTCTAAAaagagaaatattgaaggcccaaatgcatacaataccaacaagaaagaaaagtgggaggcatgtAAGGAAACCGGTGTGGCTGCCTAAGGAGCTTACAGTTGAGTTggagttaagaagggcatgtataagaaatggaagaaagaggaaatcacaaaggaggagtatacatgagtagccaacagctgcagagggaaagtcaggctggctaaagctcagaatgagctcaggcttgcaagacaggttagaaataataataaaaggtttctTCAGTGGTAGGTCCTCTGCATGGGGAAtgcggagaaatgctattgggtgacagagaaaacGTGGAACTACTCAACACCACTATTCAGTGCCGTCTTATTAAGCACCTTGAATTACCTGAGAAAAGTATCCTTCCCGCTTTGCATTTTCCGAAGGAGATTGAGAGAAGTAGTGTCCTGTAGCAGGGCTCCTGGGAGTCTGGTTTCCCAAGGGAGTCTGCTAAGcatccattcctttctttgttagTTAGGTGCTTGAGGAAGAGATAAGGAACTTTTTTTCTCATTAACAGAAAGGTCCTGTTGATTACAGAAGAGGGAAGAACAAACTATAGTTTGCTGTGGCACATTACAGCCATAATGAGGCTCAGAAGAGCCAACTGATGAGTATTGGAGATGgttattgatttttaaatgatGGAAGATTCAGCACACAGAAGTGAATCTAGGAGCCAGACTCATTCTTCATGCCATGTTTCTTGGTTACATATAGTCAGCACAGCACAAAGAGAGGGGAGTACAGTACGTTCTTGGCATCCGTCCGTCTTGGGAGACAAtagaggagtgcacctttgaaggtgaagctacccctcccagtttgttgccatctgcaaatttgatgagcatcccctcaattccttcagcTAAGTTGTTTGAATCGGAGCAAACGGAGcaaattgggttttctgtgggttgCCGTTTGCTCCAGTGCAGCAGTAaaatggtttggggtttttttaagggaaagtgccagagctaaaataaaataaaaagacaacTTGGACATGCGGCATTAAAGTGGAGACCTGTGACTGGAAAGCATGGTGCAAaaaagaagtctggatgagcccttagattCTATTTAAGTCTGTTTGCCAGTCTCTTTGACCTCTTTGGGTTGTTTTtgtcgggaatcaagcctttatcaggagaaactggcaactctcccaggcacccgacttgatctcctgttgacctccctgtctgcattccccagcaagatccaggcagaggttgcgataggcgatccttctcatCGTGAGAAGGACACACccctctttctgcccccccccccgggcaggggaaagagatagacagaaaacgtatttacatgcctttatttctgtctttgcagcgttacaaaaaacatcactgctctcttcaaattccGGCAGTCGAGAATgaaactcctcctgtacttcctatacagctcatattacactctgagctaattccggtgcttcgcactgtgaatagactgtccctctgtttcccacggaacagtcccaacattcccattatgttttgctttcaagctaccagcagctcacgggtgcattgcttctatatcgtaacagttTTCCCCTCAGACTATTTAACAGGTTCTGCCTGGGGCCAGTTTAGTTTCTGGACTCAGTTCAGAGCGCTGGTGTTAACATAAAGCTTCtggaccccaatacctcaaggactgctgtTCCCTATAGGAAGGgtcagagggccttttcagtggtggtcccTCACTTGTAGAAGTCTGTACCTAGGGAGGCATGACTGGCACCAACTAAatctatttttaggtgccaggctttTGGTCCTCAATTTGAAGGATTTCAGGAACTTGcagtctcttttagtggggcAGGACATGTCTTTTATTTATACAGATGTGTTTTTTAGGTTTTGATCAGTTGTGCTTGTTGTAATTGTTTCAGTGTTTAAGTCACTTTGGGCTGCTTTTGTGAGGAAAGCGactaattgttattgttattgttgtttagtcgtttagtcgtgtctgactcttcgtgaccccatggaccagagcacgccaggcacttctgtcttccactgcctcccgcagtttggtcagactcatgtttgtagcttcgagaacactatccaaccatctcgtcctctgtcgtccccttctccttgtgccctccatctttcccaacatcagggtcttttccagggagtcttctcttctcatgaggtggccaaagtattggagcctcagcttcacgatctgtccttccagtgagcactcagggctgatttccttaagaatggatgtgtttgatcttcttgcagtctcctccagcaccagaattcaaaagaatcaattcttcagcgatcagccttctttatggtccagctttatcatagtagtaataataaatactaattaGTCGCTttaagctggaccataaagtgactaattagtatttattattactactattatcatTTCCAATCCTTTTCCCACAGTTCTCGAAAAATAGGGAGCCTTAAAGGAAACAAGCTCTACCTATTGACTCTGCCCAACTTGAGTCACATCTGACTGCAGCTTTCTAAATGCAGTAGTGCAGGGAGTGGGATCACAATAGATAATAGGAGAGGTTTAATGTCAgttcctcttcccaggggactCTAGGAATTACAGGTCTGAGAggggaatggggtctcctaacaactcccagcacctttaacaagcaaaagctcccagaattctttagcgAAAGCCGTGACTATTTAAAGTCGTAtcgtggtgctttaaatgtatgttgtgaataTGGCAAAAGTCAAACTTCCTCACATTGGGCCTCTTAAGCCAAAGAATGAGAGTGAACATTGACCAGagtaatgaaaacaaaacaaagatgacacagctgggggggggcacttgtTGCAGACACAGCAGACCCAAGAAGCTGGTGGCAAAAGCGACCTCCCTGGGgtccaagcctgggcagtgtgttggAAGATTCtgcgctgcccagatgacaaggacCGCCCCCTCCCCTTTTCGGCCCCTTtcaaaggaaagtagagcaatacacttggcaccagcttggctgcaggagttgcaggaaggaggcatacaaggcgcaATCCAGTCATTTTAGGAACTCCAGATTtgagtagggtttactcc
The Podarcis muralis chromosome 1, rPodMur119.hap1.1, whole genome shotgun sequence DNA segment above includes these coding regions:
- the ALKBH1 gene encoding nucleic acid dioxygenase ALKBH1 isoform X1, producing MAAGAVSAREGGEDAFRRLFRFYRRWEGSDPSGAIDFSKPAARQIVSSPLSFSSVSDHDAYRAGLRPVNQWKAYGLKNYPGFIFIPDPFLPGCQRHWVKQCLKTYTQKPNVCNLDMHMSSTETTDLWGKSQHQLRNKSSSKRASKTLLEKLRWVTLGYHYNWNTKKYSANHYTPFPSDLAFLSEQVAKACGFPRFQAEAGILNYYHFDSSLGIHVDESELDYSQPLLSFCFGQSSIFLLGGLKRDEAPVAMFMHSGDMMIMSGFSRLLYHAVPRILPNLEGKPLPSCLELPLPADLPEDSVMEPCSQEDWQVCAKYLQASRVNMTVRQVLAEGQSFPIEARTGRDLDASSVGSCHEEHSEIKKHKSDSGS